One stretch of Siphonobacter curvatus DNA includes these proteins:
- the prmC gene encoding peptide chain release factor N(5)-glutamine methyltransferase: MMTAQVLFRHISETLANVYDANEAKSIAYLVLETRYGLSRTAVILDTPLATDLAEVTPLLERLKNQEPVQYVLGEADFYGRTFEVTPAVLIPRPETEELVQWVLQELKGTTIPDLLDIGTGSGCIAVTLAAERPDARVAALDVSEEALTVARNNAQRLGVTVEFIQKNALITQDLPAQRYTAIVSNPPYVKQAEAAIMLPHVLDHEPHLALFVADHDPLIFYRAIAQYASTHLLENGFCAVEINQALGPETAAEFSEAGFAHVEIRTDLSGRDRMILARK; the protein is encoded by the coding sequence ATGATGACTGCCCAAGTACTCTTTCGGCACATTTCCGAAACGCTTGCTAACGTATACGATGCTAATGAAGCCAAATCCATCGCGTATTTGGTGCTGGAAACGCGGTATGGGCTCAGTCGAACGGCCGTAATTCTTGATACGCCATTAGCCACGGATTTGGCTGAGGTAACGCCTCTCTTGGAACGTTTAAAAAATCAGGAACCGGTACAATACGTGCTGGGAGAAGCTGATTTTTACGGCCGTACATTCGAGGTAACTCCAGCCGTACTTATTCCCCGACCCGAAACCGAAGAATTGGTACAATGGGTACTACAGGAACTGAAAGGAACGACTATCCCTGACTTACTTGATATTGGTACCGGAAGCGGCTGCATTGCTGTTACCCTGGCTGCTGAACGCCCGGATGCCCGCGTAGCGGCTTTGGATGTTTCAGAAGAAGCGTTGACCGTTGCCCGAAACAATGCCCAGCGTCTGGGGGTAACTGTCGAATTTATTCAAAAAAATGCCCTGATTACTCAGGACCTACCGGCTCAACGATACACCGCCATTGTATCCAATCCGCCGTACGTGAAACAGGCTGAAGCCGCCATCATGCTTCCTCATGTACTCGATCACGAGCCTCATCTGGCCTTGTTTGTAGCGGACCACGATCCTCTGATTTTTTACCGGGCTATTGCTCAGTATGCCAGCACGCATTTGTTGGAAAATGGCTTTTGTGCCGTTGAAATCAATCAGGCTCTGGGGCCGGAAACGGCGGCAGAATTCAGTGAAGCGGGCTTTGCCCACGTAGAGATCCGAACGGATCTTTCAGGACGGGATCGGATGATTCTGGCCCGTAAATAA
- a CDS encoding NUDIX hydrolase — translation MSQLLEIAKRLNALAQAGLTYSPNPYDLERFEEIREISVELLHTLTDEPIEKITPLFASGTGEYPTPKVDIRAVIFRGAEEVLMVQEKIDSLRWTLPGGWADIGYTPTEVAVKETHEETGLVVRPVRLLAVLDKRQHPHPPQPWYVYKFFIRCETVGGEITADGHDIGQVRWVHRTEIPELPLSEDRVTASQLEMLFNFATNPDAPVLCD, via the coding sequence ATGAGTCAGCTTCTGGAAATCGCCAAACGGTTAAATGCTCTCGCTCAGGCGGGCTTGACGTATTCACCCAATCCCTACGATTTAGAACGTTTCGAAGAAATTCGGGAGATTAGCGTAGAATTGCTTCACACGCTGACGGATGAGCCCATCGAAAAAATTACTCCCCTGTTTGCCAGTGGTACGGGCGAGTACCCAACGCCCAAAGTAGATATTCGGGCCGTTATCTTTCGGGGAGCGGAGGAAGTACTGATGGTGCAAGAGAAAATTGACAGCCTCCGCTGGACGCTGCCGGGTGGTTGGGCCGACATAGGGTATACGCCCACGGAAGTAGCCGTGAAGGAAACGCACGAGGAAACGGGATTGGTGGTGCGGCCGGTACGTTTGCTGGCCGTACTCGACAAGCGTCAGCACCCCCATCCACCACAACCCTGGTATGTGTATAAGTTTTTCATCCGCTGTGAAACCGTTGGTGGTGAGATTACGGCCGATGGTCACGATATTGGCCAGGTACGCTGGGTGCATCGAACGGAAATACCCGAGCTTCCGTTATCAGAGGACCGGGTAACAGCCTCGCAACTCGAAATGCTGTTTAACTTTGCAACAAATCCGGACGCTCCTGTGTTGTGTGATTAA
- a CDS encoding DUF4834 domain-containing protein encodes MIFKILLVVMAIGFIFPRIVRWVFRLFLKDQFSRVEREFRQEKAQNRQREGKINVDYAPPQKEGYKGGDYIDYEEVKE; translated from the coding sequence ATGATATTCAAGATATTATTAGTTGTAATGGCCATTGGCTTTATTTTCCCCCGCATTGTTCGCTGGGTATTCCGTCTGTTTCTGAAAGATCAGTTTTCCCGGGTAGAGCGGGAGTTCCGCCAGGAAAAAGCACAGAATCGGCAACGCGAAGGAAAAATAAATGTTGATTATGCTCCGCCCCAGAAGGAAGGTTATAAAGGCGGCGATTATATTGATTACGAGGAAGTGAAAGAGTAA
- the nadA gene encoding quinolinate synthase NadA — MPAVFPMSTEEEVKRIGYISRSVPKNVDLKAEILRMKKEKNAVILAHYYVDGEIQDLADFVGDSLGLAQAAEQTTADMIVFCGVHFMGETAKILNPNKKVVIPDFNAGCSLADSAPKEDFAAFKAQHPEAVVVSYINCTADIKAMTDIICTSSNALKVVESIPADRQIIFAPDANLGRFVAKKTGRDLILWDGACIVHIDISREKLAKLRAEHPNALLVAHPECKEDILMEADYVGSTTGLLAYVQTSPNKEFIVATEAGIMHKMKLANPDKLIIPAPANEQNFCACSECPYMKMNTVEKLYNCMYYEMPEIHVPEETRVKALKAVKAMLEISK, encoded by the coding sequence ATGCCTGCTGTATTCCCCATGAGCACTGAAGAGGAAGTCAAACGTATTGGCTACATCAGTCGCTCTGTACCCAAAAATGTTGATTTAAAGGCCGAAATTCTTCGCATGAAAAAGGAGAAGAATGCGGTTATTCTGGCTCACTACTACGTAGATGGCGAAATTCAGGATCTGGCCGATTTTGTAGGCGATAGTCTGGGTTTAGCTCAGGCAGCCGAACAGACCACGGCGGATATGATCGTCTTTTGCGGCGTTCACTTCATGGGCGAAACCGCTAAAATCCTGAATCCAAACAAGAAGGTAGTCATTCCGGATTTCAATGCGGGTTGTTCGCTGGCCGATTCTGCTCCGAAAGAAGATTTTGCGGCATTTAAAGCTCAGCATCCGGAGGCAGTCGTAGTGAGCTATATCAATTGCACGGCGGACATTAAGGCGATGACGGACATTATCTGTACTTCATCAAATGCCTTGAAAGTCGTCGAATCGATCCCCGCAGATCGCCAGATCATCTTCGCTCCTGATGCCAACTTGGGTCGTTTCGTAGCCAAGAAAACGGGTCGGGATCTGATTTTATGGGATGGAGCCTGTATCGTTCACATTGATATTTCGCGGGAAAAATTGGCCAAACTACGGGCCGAACACCCGAATGCGTTGCTGGTAGCCCATCCCGAATGTAAAGAAGATATTTTGATGGAAGCCGATTACGTAGGCAGTACTACGGGTCTGCTGGCGTATGTGCAAACGTCCCCGAACAAAGAATTTATCGTAGCAACGGAAGCCGGAATTATGCACAAAATGAAGCTGGCTAATCCGGATAAGTTGATCATTCCGGCTCCGGCCAATGAACAGAATTTCTGTGCCTGCTCCGAATGTCCGTACATGAAGATGAATACCGTTGAAAAATTGTACAACTGCATGTACTACGAAATGCCGGAAATCCACGTTCCGGAAGAAACGCGGGTCAAAGCATTGAAAGCTGTAAAAGCGATGTTAGAAATTAGTAAGTAG
- a CDS encoding AAA family ATPase — protein MADLQHARKIKQMFTEMSKVVVGQERLLNRLLIGLFTGGHVLLEGVPGLAKTLTINTLAKVLDLDFHRIQFTPDLLPADLVGTMIFDRKMDDFRVRKGPVFANLILADEVNRAPAKVQSALLEAMQEKQVTIGDQTFPLDKPFFVMATQNPVEQEGTYPLPEAQVDRFMMKVFVDYLDKADELEVMRRMTNMEAVYEVKPILSRDEIFEIRKEINQIAISETLEHYIIELVFATRRPLTYGLKEEARYIQFGASPRASIALNLGAKVLAYFNERDYVLPEDIKEIAPDVLNHRVLLNYEAEADGITSLQVIDSILRRVAIGR, from the coding sequence ATGGCTGATCTACAGCACGCCCGAAAAATCAAACAGATGTTTACCGAAATGAGCAAAGTCGTAGTTGGACAGGAACGGCTGCTCAATCGTTTACTGATTGGCTTATTTACGGGAGGGCATGTCTTACTGGAAGGAGTTCCGGGTCTGGCAAAAACCCTTACAATCAATACGCTGGCAAAAGTATTGGATCTGGATTTCCACCGAATTCAGTTTACGCCGGATCTGCTTCCCGCTGATTTGGTCGGAACTATGATTTTTGACCGGAAAATGGACGATTTCCGGGTACGGAAAGGACCGGTATTCGCCAATCTGATTTTGGCAGATGAGGTAAACCGGGCTCCGGCTAAGGTTCAGTCGGCCTTGCTAGAGGCCATGCAGGAAAAACAGGTAACGATTGGTGATCAGACGTTTCCACTCGATAAGCCCTTTTTCGTAATGGCGACGCAAAACCCAGTTGAGCAGGAGGGAACCTATCCCTTGCCCGAAGCTCAGGTGGACCGGTTCATGATGAAAGTCTTCGTAGATTATCTGGACAAGGCGGATGAACTGGAAGTCATGCGGCGGATGACGAATATGGAGGCCGTCTATGAAGTAAAACCGATTCTGAGTCGGGACGAAATTTTCGAGATTCGGAAGGAAATCAATCAGATTGCCATTTCTGAAACGCTCGAACACTACATCATTGAGCTGGTATTCGCTACGCGTCGTCCATTAACATACGGTCTGAAAGAAGAAGCCCGATACATCCAGTTTGGAGCTTCACCCCGGGCTAGCATCGCCTTGAACCTCGGGGCCAAAGTACTGGCGTATTTCAACGAGCGGGATTATGTATTACCCGAAGATATCAAGGAAATAGCCCCCGACGTACTGAATCACCGCGTATTGCTCAACTACGAAGCCGAAGCCGACGGCATTACCAGTCTGCAAGTAATCGATTCTATTCTACGAAGAGTCGCTATCGGACGGTAG
- the nadC gene encoding carboxylating nicotinate-nucleotide diphosphorylase: MYGQDIHEFIRLALQEDVGDGDHTSLATIPPFAMGRARLLVKDTGILAGVEVAQLIFAEVDPELKVEVLLQDGTSIQKGDIALTVEGSSQSILKAERLVLNCMQRMSGIATYTRSLADLIADLPCKLLDTRKTTPNFRICEKWATRIGGAVNHRYALYDMILIKDNHVDYAGGIEAALTKANAYLKETGRDLQIEIEVRNLAELDEVLRVGETQSLHRIMLDNFGFDDMREAVRRVNKKYPTEASGGINEQTIRTYAECGVDFVSVGALTHQVKSLDLSLKAW, encoded by the coding sequence ATGTACGGACAAGACATTCACGAATTCATACGCCTGGCTTTGCAGGAAGACGTAGGCGACGGCGATCATACCTCCTTAGCGACTATTCCACCTTTTGCCATGGGCCGGGCCCGCTTATTAGTAAAAGACACGGGCATCCTCGCCGGGGTTGAAGTGGCACAACTTATTTTCGCCGAAGTAGACCCGGAATTGAAGGTAGAGGTATTGCTTCAGGATGGTACGTCGATTCAGAAAGGAGACATCGCTCTGACCGTTGAAGGTAGTTCGCAATCGATTCTAAAAGCGGAACGATTGGTACTGAACTGCATGCAGCGGATGAGTGGCATTGCGACTTACACGCGTAGTCTGGCTGACCTGATTGCTGATTTGCCCTGCAAATTGCTGGATACGCGGAAAACTACACCTAATTTCCGCATTTGCGAAAAGTGGGCCACGCGGATTGGCGGAGCTGTCAATCACCGCTATGCCTTGTACGACATGATTCTTATTAAAGACAATCACGTCGATTATGCCGGTGGAATCGAAGCTGCTCTTACGAAAGCGAACGCGTACCTGAAAGAAACCGGAAGAGACCTGCAAATTGAAATTGAAGTACGCAATCTGGCGGAACTAGACGAAGTATTACGAGTCGGTGAAACGCAGTCACTCCACCGCATTATGCTCGATAATTTTGGCTTTGATGACATGCGGGAAGCCGTTCGCCGCGTGAATAAAAAATACCCTACGGAAGCCTCGGGTGGCATCAATGAACAAACCATCCGTACCTACGCCGAATGTGGCGTTGATTTCGTATCGGTGGGTGCCCTAACCCATCAGGTAAAGAGTTTAGACCTTAGTTTAAAGGCCTGGTAA
- a CDS encoding capsule assembly Wzi family protein, whose protein sequence is MPFCRPTLLFSLGAYGLAMLVGLLSSTAWGQLAKPYTLQAEASGLVSGANQSPFWLRANQYGLIPLGAPAGLIRAGLSVDFATPLPDSTRRNRRKLDWGMGVEGALVSSTQQKFLLPEAYLKLRYGKVELWGGRRREFIGITDTTLTSGSMAWSGNALPIPKIQIGTAGFLPLKFLRNFVALRGTLAHGWFNVPYIQGAYLHYKSLHGRFGKPSGRVAVYVGINHMVQWGGHADYLRSSPFAVNGHLTTNPGDFIRGILLGQLSSERNNDRFTGFDGENRVGNHLGNYDFAVAIKGNGQSFLWYHQHIFEDLSGLLFLNGLDGLHGFSWSLPSNSRHVKLTKLLFEYLTTTNQAGSTFDITARFQGGDNYFNHSQYIQGWSYYGRAIGTPLLPVRSELLNGSLTNVQFFFPNNRVTAFHLAGQGSLFEKLNFQARFTYSLNKGTFSLPFPRTLPQFSSLLAISTHPNWLKGFSISTRLACDAGDLYPSTFGAFLSVSKTWMGVKQGK, encoded by the coding sequence ATGCCTTTCTGCCGGCCCACGTTACTGTTTTCTTTGGGAGCTTACGGTCTAGCCATGCTGGTAGGGCTACTTTCCAGTACCGCCTGGGGTCAACTGGCCAAACCCTATACCTTGCAGGCCGAGGCCAGTGGACTTGTATCCGGAGCCAATCAATCGCCTTTTTGGCTCCGGGCTAATCAATATGGTTTAATCCCACTCGGCGCACCCGCGGGTCTTATTCGGGCGGGCCTTTCGGTTGATTTCGCTACGCCATTACCAGATTCTACCCGGCGTAATCGGCGGAAGCTGGATTGGGGTATGGGCGTTGAAGGAGCACTCGTCAGTAGTACGCAACAAAAATTTTTATTACCTGAAGCTTATCTGAAACTCCGTTACGGAAAGGTGGAACTCTGGGGAGGGCGTCGTCGGGAATTCATTGGTATTACGGATACTACGCTGACTTCAGGTTCAATGGCGTGGTCGGGTAATGCACTGCCCATTCCTAAGATTCAAATTGGTACGGCTGGATTCCTTCCGCTGAAATTTCTTCGCAATTTCGTTGCCCTACGCGGCACGCTGGCTCATGGCTGGTTTAATGTTCCGTATATTCAGGGAGCTTACCTACATTACAAATCATTACATGGCCGTTTCGGGAAACCTTCGGGCCGGGTGGCGGTGTACGTAGGAATCAATCACATGGTTCAATGGGGCGGCCATGCCGACTATCTGCGTTCATCGCCTTTCGCAGTGAACGGACATCTGACTACCAATCCGGGAGATTTTATTCGTGGTATTTTATTAGGTCAGCTTTCCAGCGAACGTAACAACGACCGCTTTACGGGTTTTGACGGCGAAAATCGCGTGGGTAATCACCTAGGAAATTATGACTTTGCCGTAGCGATAAAAGGAAATGGACAATCTTTCCTGTGGTACCATCAACATATCTTTGAAGATTTGTCAGGACTTTTGTTCCTGAATGGCTTGGATGGTTTGCATGGCTTTAGCTGGTCGCTTCCCTCCAATTCCCGGCATGTAAAGCTTACCAAACTCCTTTTTGAATACCTAACTACTACCAATCAGGCTGGTTCAACTTTCGATATCACAGCCCGGTTTCAGGGGGGGGATAATTACTTCAACCATTCTCAATACATACAGGGTTGGTCATATTATGGCCGGGCGATTGGAACACCTTTACTGCCCGTTCGTTCAGAATTACTGAATGGGTCGCTAACGAACGTACAGTTTTTCTTCCCAAACAATCGCGTAACGGCTTTCCATTTAGCCGGACAAGGAAGTTTGTTCGAAAAACTAAATTTTCAGGCTCGTTTCACCTACAGCCTCAACAAAGGGACTTTTTCACTGCCCTTCCCGCGTACACTCCCGCAATTCTCCTCATTACTAGCTATATCCACGCATCCAAACTGGCTAAAAGGGTTCTCTATATCGACTCGACTTGCTTGTGATGCCGGTGACTTGTACCCGTCCACATTTGGGGCTTTCTTGTCCGTATCGAAAACCTGGATGGGCGTAAAACAAGGAAAATAA